Part of the Ursus arctos isolate Adak ecotype North America unplaced genomic scaffold, UrsArc2.0 scaffold_4, whole genome shotgun sequence genome, CTTTCATAGATGCCCGGAGGCATCTGCTCGGGACAGGAAATGAATCTCCGAGACACGATCAGCGCGCATTTTGCACATTAGTGGACTTGAGATTTTGTTTAATGGAGAGCTTTGATAGGTTCAGGCAGAAAGGAAGCGAGCCTTGTTCCCTCCCCCCGGGAATTTGTGTTTGTCATCAAACATACATTTTCAGTGTGATTTTAAGTagcatctttggggggggggagaaagtcAGGGAGATGACTTTCTCTGTTGCTCTACTGAGAAAGTGAATTGAGCTGCCTTGAGCTAGGGGTAGAAGGAATAATCAGGCCCCCCTCATTTACCAGCCTAGTGGGAAGAGAAACCCAGGAGGCAGAAGAGAGTAAAAAATGGTGTGAGGCCTTGATGGATTCCCGCCCCGGCCTTGACCCCCTCACGGTCGCTGCGCATCCGCACCTCCAACTGAGCCTGCGGGCTTGCGGGAAGCGGCCGGCACTTGCAGGAGCAGTCGTCTGCGGCTGGTTGAGGGATTGAGGGCTAGGTACTCCGCTTCCTGAACACAAGTCGGCTGGAAGCCCCCGCCCCCTCAGCAGTGTGGGCGGGGGACCTAAGGCCGCAGGCCACACCTGCTGAATCACACTGTCCTTTTTAGCAGAATCCCCAGGTGCGTCCCATACCCCTTCCAGATTGAGCAGCTGCCGTGAGAGCCGCGAATGCCCAAAGTGTGGCCAGACCAGTGCTGCAGCGTCACCTGGGAACgcgttagaaatgcaaattctggaGCTCCACCCCCGCTCTTCTCCGTCCCAAACTCGGGGGGGTGGAACCCCGAACGCTGTGTTTTAACAGGCCCTGCAGGTGATTCAGACGTGCTTGAAGTTTGGAGAACCACCGACCTAAGGGTTTAAAAATCGTTTTAAAGTtagattctttttcctttaattagAGGTAAGATGCGCTCTGTCATATACATTTCAGGGGGAAATGCGtgactttgtttctttctctttttggaagCTGATGATCCAACGCCCTTTGACGTTCAAGCTGAGGTAACACTGAAGACAAACTTTTTTGCAACAAGGAATGTCTGCATCGAGTTACTGCCGATAATAAAACCTCACGGTAAGTCCAGCGTGTGGCTTGTCGGGCTGCATCCCTCAGCAAGAAGTGGGCCGTGGGGCTGTCCCTCAGGAGTGACCTAGAGATACCATTTCTccagggggcaggggcacagAAAACTGCACTATTCTCTAGTAAGAGCTGGCTCCTCACCTGCGCATTTTAGCTTTAAAAGATACATGGATGGTGCATGGCAGTGCTCTTCGGTGCCACGTCACGAACTCAATCCTAGAATGATAAGGTGTTACAAGTCCTTCCAGAGGCCTCTTGCCTCTGAGCAATCTCAGTGGGTCCTTCTCAGCTCCCCATGGTGGTGGGCCACAGCCAGCTCAGTTGCGGGCCTAAGGGAAGGCTCTGTTTAGCATGTTTATGACCTTCCCTGTGTTCCTGTGTTCCCTTCTTCACTTAGTCAAGCTGATGCAGAACTTcccaaagaaatttttctttattagggAGTATCTCACCCACACTCCCAAGTATTCAATAAatcacttttattaatttattacttTTCCCACAAACACTGGAGGGCCTACCGTAACccagggtgctggggacacagtagTAAGCACCGTGGACAGGGACAATCCTGACCATGGAGCACTGAGCCTTGTGGAGAAGACTGTCATTGATGAAGAATCATACAActgtgctggggggcgggggcagagaagGCTCCCTTCCCTGAGGACCCTCGTCCCCCAGAAAGGCAACTGTGATTCTTCAGAAGAAGAACTCTGTGGTTCTTATTAGAAATGTACTTTTctcagacaattatcatatgatctcactgatatgtgaaatttaagaaacaaggcagaggatcataggggaagagaggaaaaaatgaaacaagacgaaaccagagagacaaaccataagagattcttaatcataggaaacaaactgagtgttgctggaggggaggggggtagagggatggggtaactgggtaatggacattggggagggtatgtgttgtaatgagcactgggtattatataaggctgatgaatcacagacctgtacgtctgaaacaaataatacatgaaaaagCTTCCAAATCTCAGACAACCAGTCAAACTAGAAGTAGTGTCTAgaattgctttccttttcctgttatgcatgcatttttaattaaaataactgcataataaaaatgtgctttttctcAATTTAACATTTGAATAAAGATGATCTCTAGTGCAAACAtcttaaaatctaaaaagatGCATGGTGAGAGTTGCACCTGgactcctgccccctcccccacttgcccAGTTCCTATCCCCAGCCTCTACAGCCAATTCCCTTTATCCTTTCCTAGTGGGATGAGCTCACAGAAAGCCCACAGGCAGAGTTGCAGGTACTGGCTGAAGAAAGCCTTGGGTCTGGGTGCACAGAGTTGGCGAGTGCCCAGGGCCAAGGGGATggaggtttgttttgttctgttctaagtaggccccatgcccagcaaggagcccaacacggggtttgaactcaccatcctgagatcaagacctgagctgagatcaagagctagacacttaactgactgagccacccaggcgtgacCCCAGGATAGAGTTTTTTAATGCAAatctaaatgcattttttttttttttttgctcccttGTTTACACAAAGGGaacattaagtataatgtttgcCACTTTGCTTTGTTCACTTACTATATCTGGGACTCTTTCTAGATCGGGACAgaaaactttcatattttttacagCTGCATAACATTCCATTGCAGGGTTGTCTTTTACCAAGTATCCGGAAGTCCTCTCTCTGTGGGTTTTAGAATTCTAGGATTTGAAAGCTGCAAGGTATTAAACCTTATATTCCTaggtcttcattttacagagaaggaaactgagacccaaagatgTGAACACAGGTAGTAATAGAGCTGGAAACAGTATTCAGGTTTCCTGACTTCACCCCTCAATCAAATCAGGATAATTAGTTCAGTGAAGGGAAGGATCATAACGCCAAATGATTGTAAACCAAGccattttgaaagataaaaggTGGCTTTGGGGAAGGTGGGGCTCAGGCAACAACCCAGAGCAGGTGACTGACTCACTGGCTTTAACCAGTTCTCTTGTTAACAGTAATTCCCAAACAATCTGGTTTACAACACCCTGagaatatttgtgatttttcggTAAAACTCACATTTACCTGGAGGGCAAAAAGCTGAGGATTATTGCCTCTTGATTTGTAGGGaatttctccccaaaataaacTGACTTAAGAGCCGCAATTTATGTAGcgttatattatctttttaaagaaagttaccCTCTTGCTTATTCGAGTGAATAGGTTAATCAAGTATTTGCCCACTAGAGGGAGCTACTTGCACACTCATTCTAAGAATGGAGGTAGGGTTTTTCCttctagaccagtggttcccCCGACCTCAGCAAAGGGGGGTGTGGGTGGTGTGGGTGCAGCCCTTCTCAGGGCTGATTGGACCCATCTGGCTGTTGAGACGGTCACCCCTTGGCCTCTCCCAAAGGTGTCCCCTGAGATCAAAGAGGACACCTCTTACTCTTAGAAGCCTTTAATTTCCATTAAAGGCACAGAGTAGCTcctataattcatttttttttcctcctttccctttcgAATTTAATTCCTCATAGCAGCTAGGTGATTAAGAACAAAGCCGTTTAGAAAGTAATGAAGAACACATGGAAGTAGTAGTATTCCTGGCCAAACTATTGAAGTGAATCTAATTATAAGAAAATCATACCTGGggtgtccgggtggctcagtcagttaagtgtctgccttcagctcagctcatcatctcagggtcctgggatcgagtccacgtcgggctccctgctcagcgggaagtctgctgctccctctgcctgctgctccccctccttgtgcgtgctctctctctctgacaaatgaataaaatctttttttaaaaaatcatgctaaTCCAAATTGGGACAAATACTACAAAATAATGGCCTAGAGTCTTCAAAAAGGTCATTGTTGACTACTCTAGATTAAAATAGACTAAAGAGGCCCCCCTCTTAGTCAGTTacgggtctgactcttggtttgggctcaggtcctgatctcagggttgtgggatcgagccccacgtcagtctccctgctcagtggagtctgcttgggattctctctctccctctctccctcccccatccccctttctctaaaaataaataaatcttaatagaCTAAGGAGATATGATCCCTAGATGTAATCCATGATCCCACATGGGAGCCTGGATGAAAAACCATAAAGGAAGATTATTGATTATTGAAATAGTTGGAGTCCTTTGAATATGGACTGTACTTTAGATAATAGTTTTGTACCATGATAAAGGGTTTGAGTGTGATCACTCTCATGGTTATGTAAGGTAATAATACCCTTGTTACCGTATATATACTCAAGTGTTTAGGGCAAAGTTTTATATTTGTCTGcaattaagagaaagagaaagcaaatgtggcaaactGTTAATTGAGGAACTTAGGTGAAAGGCATATGGGAGTTGATTGAACTATTCTTACAACTTCTCTGTAGGTTTCAGATTTCTCACAGTTGGGAAAGAAGTATGTattatgagagagggagaaaattaCTGAGGAGTCCTAAGTACCTGGGGTAAGTGAGGTGCTCGTGTTCAAGACAGAGTGAGGGCATCTCTGTGTGGGGTTGGCCCACAAGGAGAGCTAGTAGAATGTAcagcaccctccccaccctgccccatctCCATGGTGAATGAATGCCACTCAGAAAATGCAATAAAATCCAGTTATCCTGGTACACtggggaggctcagttggttaagtgtcagactcttgatctcagctcaggtcttgatctcagggttgtgagttcaagcccctcattgggctccatgctgcatAAGTAGGCATgatgcctacttaaaaaaaaaaatccaattatccTATTGGATGCTTAGGAAGTGGATTCAGGATAATATGTAAGAAAAGAACCCCCTAAATGTGTTGGGTTTTGATGTTGGTTGAACTGTATAAATTCACACGTTTACTGGTTTGGGGATTTCCATCAATACTTAAATTGTTTTGTAGTTTTGGgcttaacacatttttttatagatataatggTCTTTTTAGTAGCTGTGAATTATTGTTAATATGaatattaactcattaattatatttactttttagcTAAAAAAGGGATGAAAATCAAAATGGGGTTGGAGAATCAACCCAGTCCATGTGTGAAAGTAGCCATCATTAAGGATAGACGACGGCATTTGCCTGACCCTGGTTTTTGATACTCGGATATAAAGAAGCGGCTGCCTGCGGCCCTAGGAAATGGTGCAAGCCAAGGAAGAGCTTTAATCCTCAGGGGGAGGCTGTCTTCTCTGGGGAGGCAAGTTCACAGGCACCTGGAGTGTTTGTATGTGTAGGGGGTGTTTTTATAAAACCACCTGGCGATTCCACTACAGATAAGCTCCTGCTCACCTAATGAATAACCAGCCACTGCTCTTTAGCCCGTGTTGCTGATGGGATTGTGTCCTTCCCTTTGGGGGAAGAGAGCACAAAACAATGTTAAAACCCACTGCTGACTtctagagtctttttttttttttttaatcagcagtTAAACCTACGGTATGAATCAATTGCATGTTGGGTAAAATAAAACCACTGTTGGTTTGTGACATGCTTCCATGTTTTTACTCTTCTGTTTCAGGCAGGGTAGTGAATATCAGCAGTTTAGAGGGTTCAAAAGCTCTTGAAAATTGCAGCGCAGATCTCCAGAAGAAGTTCCGATGTGAGACGCTCACAGAGGAGGACCTGGTGGACCTCATGAAGAAGTTTGTGGAGGATACAAACAGTGAAATGCATGAGAGGGAAGGCTGGCCCAACTCAGCTTATGGGGTGTCCAAGCTAGGGGTCACCATCTTATCAAGAATCTTGGCCCAGCGTCTGGATGAGAAGAGAAAAGCTGACAGGATTCTGCTGAACGCATGCTGCCCAGGGTGGGTGAAGACGGACATGGGGGGGCCTCATGGCCCCAGGACTGTGGAGGAGGGAGCCGAGACCCCTGTCTACTTGGCCCTGCTGCCCCCAGATGCTACCGAGCCTCATGGCCAGCTCGTCCACGACAAAGTCGTCCAAAACTGGTGAATGTCTGCTTTGGTGCTTAATGCTTAATAAACTtttgtggagtgaatgaatgaattctggtGTCGTAATCCACTTCTGTCTCTGTCCTTGGGGAATGTTGATTAGAATCTCCCTGGGAGAAACTGTCTCTTTCCAGAATCAGGCTGAGCGATTTTGCTATGCCCAAACTCCAGCCTGGAAGGGCGAAGAACCTGGTCCAGTGGTTCTGCAGGGTCCGAAGGCATCGGGATCGCCTGGAGGGCATGTTAAAACATTGCCCAGAGTTGGGGCCCCAGCATGTGCATATCTGACAagctcccaggggctgctggtgCTGGGACGGCAATTTGAGAACCACAGGTCTGACAAGAGCTCTCAAGGCTCCTGAGCAGCTTCCAGCCATGTTCCAGCCATCCCTTGCTGATTCTAGGTGGTTAACTCTAAGGATGTGATTTACCCTGTTTCCATAGATCTCCAATCCTACTTTGTATCACATTCTGTTTCATTATatttgagcacattttcattgGTTCTTAGCAAGTATGGCTTGAAAGACTcagagaatttcctttttttcattgaGGTAGGATTTCCACACTGGGATTTTCACTCGGGTTTTGCAATCTGTGTCCCCAGAAGGTTTGCAAAGTTGCCCTGCTCCTTCTTTCAAATTGTGCCTGCTTGGACAACTTTGTCCAGACCGTCTCTTTGCTCTGACACATGCAGATACTTCTCCCTGACCTGTTCCTGCTCCCCTCTGAGCTACAGCCCAGGGTGACCCTTCAGATGCCTCCCTGAGCCCCTTCTGAAGTCTCTGACAATAGGCAACTCCACATTCACTGCTTTCAAATGGGATTGCTTTTGTAATCGGCCTCCTGGGTTCTGGTTATACCCTGTAGAAAAAGGACTTGGAAACTAAAGAATCTTACGAAAGAGAAGTACACTTATAAAGGATGTTTGCTAGGGAGTCAAGGCCTCAGAACGAATGGCTAgtcaaacaacagaaatacaaCAGGTGCACAATGGACAAACCACAAATTTACCAAGTTTATGATGGGCTGTTCATCATGAGATACAGCAATGTTGTCACTTGATTATGACCACAAAGGTCACCTGATGACAGCATTGCAGAAATAAAGGATAAGGctattttccttctgaaaagcAGTACAGAATGGAAATTCtcaaggtttcatttatttgggggaaTCAGGACTCTGCAGGTAACCCTGTTACTTCTGGTCTATCACAGCATGCATAGTGCTTCTGGACTCTCCAACTTACTGATGGCAGCATGGCAAAGTGTCATTTAGCTCTGACAACCCGCACCTCGCCTCTTCATCCACTTTGGGTGGAGGGACGTCTGAACCCCACCCAAACTGCATCTCACTTCCCTTAGCCATCTCTATATTGCCTGATTAAATCCAGCTTGCTCTTAGATTTGTCTAGGACCATTGCTCCCAAGACATTTTAATGACTTCTTGTCTGgctctaaaaacattttaatggtttTCGATACGTTTCCTCAATATCTTTCATACTCTGGTCTCCCTCTGCAGCCAGCCTCTGGAACCCTGCCAATGATGAGCAGTAGTACCAGGACCACCGAGCACCTTCAGGTTCTGCCTAACGGAGTCACAGACGGGAAATACACGAGTAAACAGCccagttccttttctttcttctcccttttttgtcTCTAGCCAAGTATCACCTTGACATTTTTAGATCAGCGTGTACCTGCTTATAAGACCCTTAATTGTAAACTGCTGATCAGAACAGCATGTCTCATGTTTATGGAAAGGTCAAAGGGGACCCTTATGGGATGGCCTGCCCggcaccctccccccactgcttCTTCCCATGTTTGCAGCTGCAACAGCCACCACATGACTTTGCCCTGCTAACCTCTGTTGACTATTCCAGCTGTAGGCCCGTCTTCTAAAGAGGAGGACCAGCTGGACTGGATCAGGGAAAGCTCAGAGCTATTACTGTGAGTGGCCCTGCCCCACATGGTCTAAGGAGCAGAGGGAACCAAGTATAGCCAGAAAAAGAGGCAACTAATTCTCAAGAGACACACTTACAGAGTGGCCCCCAGACAGACTGTCCCACGTCCCCACAGTGGCATCCCTTACCTGGCCTCAGACTATTCCTGAGATCTCAGATTCAAAGAGATGCTCCAAGATACCCCTGGATCCTTAAAAGAAATGATCCTATTCCTTAAGCTAGTTTGAATTATGTTACTGCTTGCAACTGAAAGGAATCTAATACATGTGCATGAAAATGTTCCACGGTGTGCTGCAGTGAAAAAAGAATTAGGTttagaatcagaaggaaaaaaaagaaaaaatcataaattgAGAACCGTGGCATATTAAGCCATGTGTCATGCTTAATATTTTCCCTatgttgttttatgtatttcttacagTACAGCAATCCTGTACCATAGGTATTAATTTGAGATAGGTATTaatatcatttttcaaataaggaaaaaagccTTGGAGAAGCTGattaacttgtccaagatcacacagccaagaGCCAGGACCATATCCAGGACTGTCTAATGGCAGTTCCTTGGTTTTTCTTGGTGCCTACTGCTTGACATGCCCAGCTTCACTAATACGAGTCTAGAGACCAGGCCAACTCCCTTGGTGTAAAAATTAGGggagatgggggcgcctgggtggcacagcggttgagcgcctgccttcggctcagggcgtgatgccggcgttatgggatcgagacccacatcaggctcctctgctgggagcctgctcttcctctcccactccccctgcttgtgttccctctctcgctggctgtctctatctctgtcaaataaataaataaaatcttaaaaaaaaaaattaggggagATGATACATCGAATCTAAGTCATTTGTAAGCCACATGGTTATTAGATCCCCATTTAGCCTGTGTGAACTTTCCACAAAATAGGTAAACAAAATATGGCTTAAAAGTGGCATATTTTAAGTGGAGTATCCCATTCTGTGTGTTTTTGAGACATCAAATGGAGCCAGTGATCCTGTCCAAACCAGCTTCTCCATGATCCACTTTTCTAGGCTGACACATGAGTGTTAAACCCACATACAGTACCAGCTTTAGGCCTGGCCTTTGGGCTTCTCCCTCACCTACTAAACTTCAGCAAAGAGTGAGACAGACTGAGATC contains:
- the CBR3 gene encoding carbonyl reductase [NADPH] 3; the encoded protein is MSSCSRVALVTGANKGIGFAIARDLCRQFSGDVVLTARDEARGRAAVQQLQAEGLSPRFHLLDIDDLQSIRALRDFLRKEYGGLNVLVNNAGIAFKPDDPTPFDVQAEVTLKTNFFATRNVCIELLPIIKPHGRVVNISSLEGSKALENCSADLQKKFRCETLTEEDLVDLMKKFVEDTNSEMHEREGWPNSAYGVSKLGVTILSRILAQRLDEKRKADRILLNACCPGWVKTDMGGPHGPRTVEEGAETPVYLALLPPDATEPHGQLVHDKVVQNW